The Polyangiaceae bacterium genome includes a region encoding these proteins:
- a CDS encoding DksA/TraR family C4-type zinc finger protein — protein MANGWARDGAVQDQIDASIEDEVLRARRRLGSGESRKECVSCGEPIPEARRTALPGVRKCIACQQEEDQGQHAVSAYNRRGSKDSQLR, from the coding sequence ATGGCCAACGGATGGGCCCGAGACGGAGCCGTACAAGATCAGATCGACGCCAGCATCGAGGACGAAGTGCTGCGCGCGCGCCGTCGTCTGGGCTCCGGGGAGAGCCGGAAGGAATGCGTGAGCTGCGGCGAGCCCATCCCGGAAGCTCGGCGCACGGCGCTCCCCGGTGTGCGCAAGTGCATTGCCTGCCAGCAAGAAGAAGACCAAGGGCAGCACGCCGTCAGTGCGTACAACCGCCGCGGTAGCAAGGACAGTCAGCTCCGCTGA